One window of Chryseobacterium sp. JJR-5R genomic DNA carries:
- a CDS encoding ABC transporter ATP-binding protein, protein MSISLNNINYTINNKTILQNINLSLNKGIYGILGLNGAGKTTLLNVISTLTKPQKGSLAYHNTDIVKNPLLLRKDLSYMPQNFGLISDLTVTQNLMYFGMLKGVSSKTLKENIPNVLAFFNIQHTKDTNVKNLSGGTQQRVALSLALVNDPKVLILDEPTSALDPMERINFYELIKKISDHSIVIVSSHNIYEIEKYVDHIIVLRNGQISFSDTVDQMIPKAVSGLGNSVPESILNLEKAFEYFAK, encoded by the coding sequence ATGAGTATATCACTGAATAATATCAATTATACAATTAATAACAAAACCATACTGCAAAATATAAACTTATCTCTGAATAAGGGTATATACGGTATTTTAGGACTAAACGGTGCAGGAAAAACAACCTTACTGAATGTGATATCCACTCTTACAAAACCACAAAAAGGAAGCTTGGCTTATCATAACACAGATATTGTAAAGAATCCTTTGCTGCTCAGAAAAGATCTGAGTTATATGCCTCAGAATTTCGGTCTTATTTCGGATCTGACCGTAACTCAGAACCTGATGTATTTCGGAATGCTGAAAGGGGTCAGTTCAAAAACCCTAAAGGAAAATATTCCGAATGTTTTAGCTTTTTTTAATATTCAGCATACGAAAGATACAAATGTGAAAAACCTTTCCGGCGGCACCCAGCAAAGGGTTGCGTTATCATTAGCCTTGGTTAATGATCCTAAAGTTTTAATTCTTGATGAGCCTACAAGTGCCCTGGATCCTATGGAAAGAATAAATTTTTACGAACTGATCAAAAAAATATCAGATCATTCCATTGTAATTGTTTCTTCTCACAATATTTATGAAATAGAAAAATACGTTGACCATATCATTGTCTTACGAAACGGGCAGATCAGTTTTTCCGATACTGTAGATCAAATGATTCCCAAGGCTGTTTCGGGGCTTGGAAATTCTGTTCCGGAAAGCATACTGAATCTCGAAAAAGCATTTGAATATTTCGCGAAATAA
- a CDS encoding RNA 2'-phosphotransferase, with protein sequence MNETQNKKLSKFLSLILRHHPELIDLSLDENGWADVEELITKSRNDSQGFTFEELDEIVQTNSKKRFAFNEDKTKIRASQGHSVNIDLALVAQRPPEFLYHGTSQNNAASILEKGIERRSRQHVHLSSDKGTAVNVGMRHGKPTILTISTGKMFEDGIKFYLSENEVWLTDFVDPQYIVN encoded by the coding sequence ATGAACGAAACCCAAAATAAAAAACTCAGCAAATTCCTGAGCCTTATTCTTCGGCATCATCCCGAGCTCATTGATTTGAGTCTGGATGAAAACGGCTGGGCAGATGTTGAAGAACTGATCACAAAATCCAGGAATGATTCCCAGGGTTTTACTTTTGAAGAGCTGGATGAAATTGTACAGACTAACAGTAAAAAAAGATTTGCTTTCAACGAAGACAAAACAAAAATCCGAGCCAGCCAGGGACATTCGGTCAATATAGACTTAGCCTTGGTCGCACAACGGCCGCCGGAATTTCTTTATCACGGAACATCCCAAAATAATGCAGCATCCATTTTAGAAAAAGGCATTGAAAGAAGAAGCCGGCAGCACGTTCATTTAAGCAGCGACAAGGGTACCGCTGTCAACGTTGGAATGCGCCATGGAAAGCCAACCATACTCACCATAAGCACAGGGAAAATGTTTGAAGACGGAATAAAATTTTATTTGTCAGAAAATGAAGTCTGGCTGACGGACTTTGTGGATCCTCAATATATTGTGAATTAG
- a CDS encoding ADP-ribosylglycohydrolase family protein, with protein MENAVKAGIFGVCIGDALGVPVEFKKREDLKKAPVTKMLEYMSWNQPKGTWSDDSSLTLCLADELTKGYDLEKIGQSFVKWNKYGHWTAHGRLFDIGGTTRHSIARLIKGESAKFSGNIFEEDNGNGSLMRILPLAFYLKGEEDIEKLYQTVKEVSSVTHGHFRSVFACFIYIIFTVELIKGKNKTEAYSYIKETALEFAQNQGFNPNEIILFERILKNDISKYSEDEIKSSGYVLHTLEASLWCFLNSGSYAEAVLKAVNLGEDTDTTGAVTGGLAGIYYGFENIPEEWAAELARKDDIEKLCEKLNEKLKWKKQ; from the coding sequence ATGGAAAATGCAGTAAAAGCCGGGATCTTCGGCGTTTGTATCGGTGATGCCCTGGGTGTGCCGGTGGAATTCAAAAAGAGAGAAGACTTGAAAAAGGCCCCAGTTACAAAAATGCTGGAATATATGTCTTGGAACCAGCCAAAAGGAACATGGAGTGACGACAGCTCATTAACACTTTGTCTTGCCGACGAACTAACGAAAGGTTATGATCTGGAAAAGATCGGGCAAAGTTTTGTGAAATGGAATAAATATGGACATTGGACAGCTCACGGAAGGCTTTTTGATATCGGCGGAACAACAAGACATTCCATTGCAAGACTGATTAAAGGTGAAAGTGCAAAATTTTCAGGAAATATTTTTGAAGAAGATAATGGGAATGGCTCTCTGATGAGAATACTGCCCTTAGCTTTTTATCTTAAAGGCGAGGAAGATATTGAAAAATTATACCAGACGGTAAAAGAAGTTTCATCCGTTACGCATGGCCATTTCCGTTCTGTTTTTGCATGTTTCATCTACATCATTTTTACTGTTGAACTGATTAAAGGAAAAAATAAAACAGAAGCATACAGTTATATAAAAGAAACAGCTTTGGAATTTGCACAAAATCAAGGTTTTAATCCGAATGAAATTATACTTTTTGAAAGAATTTTAAAAAATGATATTTCAAAATATTCTGAGGATGAAATTAAAAGCAGCGGCTATGTCCTCCATACCCTGGAAGCCTCTTTATGGTGCTTCCTAAACTCAGGAAGTTATGCAGAAGCGGTTTTGAAAGCCGTTAATTTAGGAGAAGATACCGATACCACCGGAGCTGTTACAGGCGGGCTTGCCGGAATTTATTACGGTTTTGAAAATATTCCTGAAGAGTGGGCGGCTGAGCTGGCAAGGAAAGATGATATTGAAAAACTTTGTGAAAAGTTAAATGAAAAGTTGAAATGGAAAAAACAATAA
- a CDS encoding DUF2971 domain-containing protein yields MKVYKYRSIDKETFERDFKTLSENCFFASGYINLNDPFDIYFNEQISPLIKILKTVFLNNNVSNFENEFKKTLDFKEKVGIYCLSKDFLNEQLWAYYASSYSGYCIEYDLSKLIDKNQNPDFEYQLDIDYEDNIPTINIEDIKNANSFIKKIYAIKKSTWKHEDELRLIFNNYGLKKFHSSAITGIYFGHRTEDKVKECFYDLFKNKDVKFYEIFPSNFKLDSRLINETKRKLSHDLGRFEFEILRSRENRWE; encoded by the coding sequence ATGAAAGTTTATAAATACAGATCAATAGATAAAGAAACCTTTGAAAGAGATTTTAAGACATTAAGTGAGAATTGTTTTTTTGCTTCTGGTTATATTAATTTGAATGACCCATTCGATATTTATTTTAATGAACAAATTTCTCCATTAATAAAAATTTTAAAGACAGTATTTCTAAATAATAATGTATCAAATTTTGAAAATGAGTTTAAAAAAACTTTAGACTTTAAAGAGAAAGTTGGTATTTATTGTTTAAGTAAAGATTTTTTAAACGAACAGCTTTGGGCATACTATGCTAGTTCTTATTCAGGATATTGTATAGAGTATGATTTGAGTAAGTTAATAGATAAAAATCAAAATCCAGACTTTGAATATCAACTAGATATTGATTATGAAGATAATATTCCTACAATTAATATTGAGGACATAAAAAATGCAAATAGTTTTATTAAGAAAATATATGCAATAAAAAAATCTACATGGAAGCATGAGGATGAATTGAGGTTAATTTTTAATAATTATGGACTAAAAAAATTTCATTCTTCAGCAATTACAGGGATTTATTTTGGACATAGAACTGAAGACAAGGTAAAAGAATGTTTCTATGATCTTTTTAAGAATAAGGATGTTAAATTTTATGAAATATTTCCATCAAATTTTAAATTAGATAGTAGATTGATTAATGAAACAAAAAGAAAATTATCACATGATTTAGGTAGGTTTGAATTTGAAATCCTTAGATCCAGAGAAAATAGATGGGAATAA
- a CDS encoding HTTM domain-containing protein: protein MKAVLNSVNVFFFGYERNIEKKNIFIIAISTFGLLNILLILPDLYNVYSKQGIINSGINDFLIRKDQFRLTFITDAVEKIGLPYEYALAMIIALYICSFLFILMNYYRLVSAIIVLIIHNALVASSYSFSYGADYMISFSLFINMILCINSKYSQVIYSFAIRLLQLQLCIIYFFSGLGKAMGNNWYTGDAIWYLVSTYTHINIVTAFVATTIPVLFKIISLSVVIIELFYPVLVYNKITKNAALLYIIITHIIIILIINLYTFGAIMIILNVIAFQPKIITELKYFKRNEYITE from the coding sequence ATGAAAGCAGTTTTAAATTCCGTAAATGTATTTTTTTTCGGTTATGAAAGAAATATAGAAAAGAAAAATATATTTATTATCGCTATCTCCACCTTTGGGCTGCTGAATATCCTTTTGATTTTGCCTGATCTTTATAATGTATACAGTAAACAAGGGATCATAAATTCCGGTATTAACGATTTTCTTATAAGAAAAGACCAGTTCAGGCTGACATTCATAACGGATGCTGTTGAAAAAATCGGATTACCGTATGAATACGCCCTGGCAATGATCATCGCACTTTACATCTGCTCGTTTTTATTCATCCTGATGAATTATTACAGGCTGGTGTCTGCAATAATCGTTCTTATTATACATAATGCGCTGGTGGCAAGCAGTTACTCATTTTCATACGGAGCTGATTATATGATCAGTTTTTCACTTTTTATCAATATGATCTTGTGTATCAATTCAAAATACAGCCAAGTGATTTATTCTTTTGCCATTAGGCTGCTGCAGCTGCAGCTCTGTATTATATATTTCTTTTCAGGGCTTGGGAAAGCGATGGGAAACAACTGGTACACTGGGGATGCAATCTGGTATCTGGTATCCACCTATACCCATATTAATATTGTAACAGCCTTTGTTGCCACAACAATCCCTGTATTGTTCAAAATCATTTCGCTCAGTGTCGTAATTATTGAGCTTTTTTATCCTGTCCTTGTTTATAATAAAATAACAAAAAATGCAGCTTTACTGTATATCATCATCACGCACATAATCATTATCCTTATTATTAACCTCTATACATTCGGAGCCATAATGATTATCCTTAATGTAATAGCCTTTCAACCAAAAATAATAACAGAATTAAAATATTTTAAAAGAAATGAGTATATCACTGAATAA
- a CDS encoding DUF4291 domain-containing protein: MQQILKLKKYKEQLQDWPQQGHHIMAQYGDEKIIVYQSYRKEIGEFAVKNQYFGGAFSLERMTWIKPNFLWMMYRNGWGTKEGQEYVLAIHLKMEAFKKYLKNAVYSSYNSRLGISREEWKDQVKESSVRLQWDPDHDPSGRKLERKAIQIGLRNDFITSFAQDDIVSIDDISDFVKEQHQFVLNSDLDRLMLPEEKPLLFDDEDLNRKLNLN; the protein is encoded by the coding sequence ATGCAACAAATTCTTAAACTTAAAAAATATAAAGAACAGCTACAGGATTGGCCACAGCAAGGGCATCATATCATGGCTCAGTACGGTGATGAGAAAATCATTGTCTATCAGTCTTATCGGAAAGAAATTGGTGAATTTGCCGTTAAAAACCAATATTTTGGCGGGGCCTTCAGTCTGGAAAGAATGACCTGGATCAAACCGAACTTCCTTTGGATGATGTACCGGAACGGATGGGGAACAAAAGAAGGTCAGGAATATGTTCTGGCAATTCACTTAAAAATGGAAGCCTTTAAAAAATACCTTAAGAATGCCGTATATTCTTCATACAACAGCAGATTGGGAATTTCCCGGGAAGAATGGAAGGATCAGGTAAAGGAATCTTCTGTAAGGCTGCAATGGGATCCGGATCACGATCCTTCCGGAAGGAAATTAGAAAGAAAAGCAATTCAGATCGGTTTGAGAAATGATTTTATTACATCTTTTGCTCAGGATGATATCGTTTCAATTGATGATATTTCAGATTTTGTGAAAGAGCAGCATCAGTTTGTGCTGAATAGTGATTTAGACCGTCTGATGCTGCCTGAAGAAAAACCGCTGCTTTTTGATGATGAAGATTTGAACAGGAAATTAAATTTAAACTAA
- a CDS encoding O-acetyl-ADP-ribose deacetylase, which yields MINIELIKGDITKIKADALVNAANSSLLGGGGVDGAIHRAGGPQILEECREIRNKQGKCSTGEAVVTTAGNLSAKYVIHTVGPVWNGDQEKCSALLADCYKKSLTLAESLGINTIAFPNISTGVYGFPKEPAGKIAIDEVKKFRSDVIKKVIFVCFDDENEEIYKKLLS from the coding sequence ATGATAAATATTGAATTGATCAAAGGTGACATCACCAAAATAAAAGCAGATGCATTGGTGAATGCAGCCAACTCCTCATTGCTTGGCGGAGGCGGCGTTGATGGTGCGATCCATCGGGCAGGAGGCCCGCAGATTCTTGAAGAATGCAGGGAAATCAGAAATAAACAGGGGAAATGCAGCACTGGAGAAGCCGTTGTAACAACAGCCGGAAACCTTTCGGCAAAATATGTGATTCATACGGTCGGCCCGGTCTGGAATGGTGATCAGGAGAAGTGTTCAGCATTACTGGCAGATTGCTATAAAAAATCTCTGACACTGGCTGAAAGCCTGGGTATCAATACAATTGCTTTCCCCAACATCAGTACAGGAGTTTACGGGTTTCCGAAAGAACCGGCCGGGAAAATTGCTATCGATGAGGTAAAAAAATTCAGATCAGACGTCATAAAAAAAGTTATTTTCGTCTGTTTTGATGATGAAAATGAAGAGATTTATAAGAAATTATTAAGTTAA
- a CDS encoding cupin-like domain-containing protein, with translation MGINLKPIDIVDDITQEEFIKKYLKPRKPVVIKNMAKKWPAYQKWTMEYMKEVVGDVEVPLYDSAKADPAAPINTPTTRMMFKDYMDLIQREPTDLRIFFFDPIKHAKKLLEDYISPKDLMGGFLDKYPSMFFGGRGSVTFLHYDIDMAHIFHTHFNGRKHVLLFEQKWKERLYQLPYATYALEDYDIENPDFNKFPALNGVEGIECFLEHGDTLFMPTGWWHWMKYLDGSFSISLRAWDKSWGVKAHSLWNLTVQRKFDDVMKKNFKKKYMDWKERVAVKRAELALKKGLPK, from the coding sequence ATGGGAATTAATTTAAAGCCGATCGATATTGTAGATGATATTACCCAGGAAGAGTTTATCAAAAAATATCTGAAGCCAAGAAAGCCGGTGGTTATCAAGAACATGGCGAAAAAATGGCCGGCATACCAGAAATGGACCATGGAATATATGAAGGAGGTCGTGGGCGATGTGGAAGTTCCTTTGTATGACAGCGCCAAGGCCGATCCTGCTGCTCCCATTAATACGCCTACTACGAGAATGATGTTCAAAGATTATATGGATCTGATCCAGAGAGAGCCAACGGATCTAAGGATTTTTTTCTTTGACCCGATAAAGCATGCTAAAAAATTACTGGAAGATTATATATCCCCGAAAGACCTGATGGGCGGTTTTCTAGATAAATATCCTTCTATGTTTTTCGGAGGCAGGGGTTCTGTAACGTTTCTTCACTATGACATTGACATGGCACATATTTTCCATACCCATTTCAACGGAAGGAAACACGTCCTGCTTTTCGAACAAAAATGGAAAGAGAGGCTGTACCAGCTTCCGTATGCGACGTATGCCCTGGAAGATTATGATATTGAAAATCCGGACTTCAATAAATTTCCTGCCCTGAACGGGGTGGAAGGCATCGAATGTTTTCTGGAACACGGTGACACTTTGTTTATGCCTACCGGATGGTGGCACTGGATGAAATACCTGGACGGAAGTTTCTCTATTTCTTTAAGGGCGTGGGATAAATCCTGGGGCGTAAAAGCCCATTCCCTGTGGAACCTTACGGTTCAGCGTAAATTTGATGATGTTATGAAGAAGAATTTCAAAAAGAAGTATATGGACTGGAAAGAAAGAGTTGCCGTAAAAAGGGCAGAATTGGCATTGAAAAAAGGCCTCCCGAAATAA
- a CDS encoding HAMP domain-containing sensor histidine kinase: MFNRVITNQTKTMILLMLVFTAIILLFSGLVYFSIVNFSHQRFYELLKIRTTTIIQIEKSKDDLDIPENYILNGLNDEELPMERDYVFAVPADTNFKKISQEIHIPDSFFKSIVRKGESNYNDKEFYYIGQTFRHDDKKYIAIASAKNHYVVYYLGFLKRTLITCIVLSLFFSMIFSFYLSKTLFRPILKITGKVKDISSENLHLRLEPQPDNKELNELIETFNGMLNRIETSFETQNHLIGNVSHELRTPLTSIMGEADVALSIPRTNDEYKETLSIILDEAEKLDRKIKALLMIAQTGFDGKIQKMDKVRIDQLLWDVIETLRKIDARNNIFLDTSMLPDNPKKLKVQGNEQLLHLAVANIIQNGCKYSDFAQVKVSLGATDTDVYLIVKDNGIGIPGEEMKKIYDPFFRASNTHNYEGYGIGLPLARNIVRMHQGELIVSSNENQGTTVQLRFPNYYHMTQQQDIKES; encoded by the coding sequence ATGTTCAACAGAGTTATCACCAACCAGACCAAGACGATGATACTTCTGATGCTGGTCTTTACTGCCATCATCCTGCTGTTCAGCGGACTGGTCTATTTTTCGATTGTCAACTTTTCTCACCAGCGGTTTTATGAACTGCTTAAAATCCGGACAACCACCATTATCCAGATCGAAAAAAGCAAAGACGATCTCGATATTCCGGAAAATTATATCCTGAACGGCCTGAATGACGAAGAGCTGCCAATGGAACGCGACTATGTTTTTGCCGTTCCTGCTGATACCAATTTTAAGAAGATTTCACAGGAAATCCATATTCCGGATTCCTTTTTCAAAAGCATTGTGAGAAAAGGGGAATCTAATTATAATGACAAGGAGTTCTATTATATCGGCCAGACCTTCCGGCATGACGACAAGAAGTATATTGCCATTGCCTCTGCCAAAAACCATTATGTTGTTTATTACCTCGGCTTCCTGAAGCGTACATTGATTACCTGTATCGTTCTTTCGCTGTTCTTCAGTATGATTTTTTCTTTTTATTTATCCAAAACATTATTCAGGCCCATTTTAAAAATTACAGGTAAGGTAAAAGATATAAGCTCCGAAAATCTCCACCTGAGGCTCGAACCCCAACCCGATAACAAGGAGCTGAATGAACTGATTGAAACCTTTAACGGGATGTTGAACCGTATTGAAACGTCTTTTGAAACCCAGAATCACCTGATCGGCAATGTTTCCCATGAACTGAGAACCCCTCTGACCTCTATTATGGGTGAAGCGGATGTTGCGCTTTCCATTCCCAGGACCAATGATGAGTACAAGGAAACCCTGAGTATTATCCTGGATGAAGCGGAGAAACTGGACAGGAAAATAAAGGCATTGCTGATGATTGCCCAGACCGGTTTCGACGGGAAGATCCAGAAAATGGACAAAGTAAGAATTGACCAGCTGCTGTGGGACGTTATTGAAACCCTGAGGAAAATTGATGCAAGGAACAATATTTTCCTGGACACCAGCATGCTTCCCGACAACCCGAAGAAGCTGAAAGTTCAGGGGAATGAGCAGCTGCTGCATCTGGCCGTAGCCAATATCATCCAGAACGGCTGTAAATACTCTGATTTTGCACAGGTAAAAGTCTCGCTGGGCGCAACGGATACGGATGTTTACCTTATCGTAAAAGACAATGGCATCGGTATTCCGGGAGAGGAGATGAAAAAGATTTATGATCCGTTTTTCAGGGCTTCGAATACCCATAACTATGAGGGATACGGTATCGGGCTTCCGCTGGCCAGGAATATCGTAAGAATGCATCAGGGGGAACTTATTGTAAGCTCAAATGAAAACCAGGGCACAACGGTACAGCTCAGGTTCCCGAATTATTACCATATGACACAGCAGCAGGACATCAAAGAAAGCTGA
- a CDS encoding response regulator transcription factor produces MKKIILIEDETSVVSFIKKGLQENGYEVSVAFDGKTGVQLVQSNDFDLVILDIMMPEMNGLDACKEIRKTNLHVPILFLTALGTSENIVLGLESGGDDYLVKPFKFIELVARVKSLLRRSNNGSIPEITESETDQGHLHQFSDLILNDYTKKVTRAGEEIPLTSTEYKLLLYFLNNPEKVISRAEILDAVWGVNYDLGTNVVDVYVNYLRKKLDHQEDEKLIHTVIGMGYVMKKP; encoded by the coding sequence ATGAAAAAAATTATCCTCATCGAAGACGAAACCAGCGTGGTCTCCTTTATCAAGAAAGGGCTGCAGGAAAACGGCTATGAAGTTTCTGTAGCCTTTGACGGGAAAACAGGCGTGCAGCTGGTACAGTCGAATGATTTTGATCTGGTGATCCTGGATATCATGATGCCTGAAATGAACGGACTGGATGCCTGCAAGGAAATCAGGAAAACCAATCTGCATGTCCCGATCCTGTTCCTGACGGCATTGGGTACCTCCGAAAATATTGTACTGGGACTGGAAAGTGGCGGCGATGATTACCTGGTAAAGCCTTTCAAGTTTATTGAACTGGTAGCGCGTGTGAAATCTTTGCTAAGAAGAAGCAATAACGGAAGCATACCCGAAATTACGGAGTCCGAAACCGATCAGGGACATTTACATCAGTTTTCAGACCTGATCCTGAATGATTATACCAAAAAAGTAACCCGGGCAGGGGAAGAAATACCGCTGACTTCAACAGAATATAAACTGTTGCTGTATTTTCTGAATAACCCGGAAAAGGTGATTTCCAGGGCGGAAATCCTGGATGCCGTCTGGGGTGTGAATTATGACCTGGGAACCAATGTAGTGGATGTCTATGTCAACTATCTGAGGAAAAAACTGGATCATCAGGAAGATGAAAAACTGATCCATACGGTGATCGGTATGGGATATGTAATGAAAAAACCGTAA
- a CDS encoding metallophosphoesterase family protein, with protein sequence MGRTLAIGDIHGGFEALIQVLERAGVAENDTLIFLGDYVDGWSGSSKVIQFLMELSGRQKCIFIKGNHDAWCEDWLAFGRSENIWLSNGGKSTVNSYSEYNLEDLDRHLEFFQNLKNYYVDEHNRLFIHAGYSSVNGPEKEMYTSGYRWDRTLWETAIAMDGKLSKNSALYPKRLLLYSEIFIGHTPTLYLGSTKPVNKANVWNLDTGAAFTGMLSVMDIDTKECWQSDPLPALYPDEKGRNK encoded by the coding sequence ATGGGCAGGACATTGGCAATAGGGGATATTCACGGAGGCTTCGAGGCATTGATACAGGTTTTGGAAAGAGCCGGGGTTGCTGAAAATGATACCCTGATTTTCCTAGGGGATTATGTGGATGGCTGGAGCGGGTCGTCCAAGGTTATCCAGTTTTTGATGGAACTTTCCGGCAGGCAGAAGTGTATTTTTATCAAAGGGAACCACGATGCCTGGTGTGAAGACTGGCTGGCTTTCGGAAGAAGCGAAAATATATGGCTTTCCAACGGCGGAAAAAGTACGGTTAACAGCTATTCAGAATATAATTTGGAAGATCTGGACCGGCATCTCGAATTTTTTCAGAACCTGAAAAATTATTACGTGGATGAGCATAACCGCCTGTTTATTCATGCAGGGTATTCCTCTGTGAATGGCCCTGAAAAAGAAATGTACACCAGCGGTTACCGGTGGGACAGAACCCTGTGGGAGACTGCCATTGCCATGGATGGGAAATTATCTAAAAACTCAGCACTCTATCCTAAGCGCCTGCTTCTCTACAGTGAAATATTCATCGGCCACACGCCGACCTTATATCTGGGAAGTACAAAACCGGTTAATAAAGCCAATGTCTGGAATCTGGATACCGGTGCCGCTTTTACCGGTATGCTGTCCGTAATGGATATTGATACCAAGGAATGCTGGCAAAGTGATCCGCTGCCGGCTTTATACCCTGATGAAAAAGGAAGGAATAAATAG
- a CDS encoding NAD-dependent deacylase, with the protein MKKLTILTGAGISAESGIQTFRDGNGLWENHNVTDVASPEGWQKDRVLVLEFYNQRRQQLHEVEPNNAHRLLAELEKYFEVQIITQNIDDLHERAGSSNILHLHGELFKSCSCNNKNLIYEQKEDIKIGDKAEDGAQLRPFIVWFGEEVPLMKEAAKQAKEADIFLVIGTSLQVYPAAGLIHDIKDDCLLIVINPNETGFGYGQRAVVMKETATQGMKLLFDKLVDLA; encoded by the coding sequence ATGAAAAAACTAACCATACTCACAGGTGCAGGAATCAGTGCCGAAAGTGGAATACAAACTTTCAGAGACGGAAACGGGCTCTGGGAAAACCATAATGTAACAGATGTAGCAAGTCCGGAAGGATGGCAGAAAGACAGAGTCCTGGTCCTGGAATTTTATAACCAGAGACGGCAGCAGCTTCATGAAGTGGAGCCGAACAATGCCCATCGGTTACTTGCAGAACTGGAAAAATATTTCGAGGTACAAATCATTACCCAGAATATTGATGACCTGCACGAAAGGGCGGGATCTTCAAACATCCTTCACCTTCACGGAGAATTGTTTAAGTCATGTTCCTGCAACAATAAAAACCTGATTTACGAACAGAAAGAGGATATTAAGATCGGGGATAAAGCAGAAGACGGCGCCCAGCTGCGGCCTTTTATCGTATGGTTCGGGGAAGAGGTCCCGTTAATGAAAGAAGCGGCAAAACAGGCCAAGGAGGCCGATATTTTCCTGGTGATCGGAACATCGCTGCAGGTATATCCGGCAGCAGGACTGATCCATGACATTAAAGATGACTGCCTTCTTATTGTCATCAACCCGAATGAAACCGGCTTCGGCTATGGCCAGAGAGCAGTGGTAATGAAAGAAACCGCCACGCAGGGAATGAAACTGTTATTTGATAAACTGGTAGATCTCGCATAA